The following are encoded in a window of Ignavibacteriales bacterium genomic DNA:
- a CDS encoding T9SS type A sorting domain-containing protein: MKPIYDKSKLLFLFLIFLFTSLNYQAQNLRQAYPEATKTPEIFKSSLGSNQFLTPKETNGDFSTTVYTFGDIAVFSYFDNTQISVYDASNVLKYSQTLTVDSYKSWTSIGAGVYRIVGNKTYTVLVGDAFTNTTNGYFAIDEAGRGVSTKLSTWMMGYRDTGNDFIVFAYNDNTGFTVKNLTTGAVLAAGTLNAGQYYSFNASGTIPFSTPLQVIGTKPISALSYTDQDYYVPASNGTFVGTLFYGYSAYIGSWANTITVTSYADNNNIVIKNLATGATIKSVTLQRSQVYSERITAPTFWSVTSTGSVSAANIPFAPEFTGAYQYMTRAIDETGHGFGKLFFMPTIGSSIYVFSFEAGNNVTITRLGDYTLFPYPTPTQVYTGTLNEGQYYNFTSTDGHYVYKIESTKNSSVVQSNGGYGADFMPLAYSSDYPDLAVSTGDIAYSKTDADINAGDNITVTVTVHNYGSIAASNVLCYAYDGDPDAGGNAPLIGNGTISTIAVNGTGTFSFTYKVPTSPEYHQLVVKVDPTNQIIESNESNNKAQRSIRPSVDLQPPLAISVTATSSLLLSSGVLTPNPFPVHLDIFNTGAVAATNVVVTLALFEGLSSVTLVRTVGTINASTTATADFSITANPAISGFNRYNLSIAATGLTTKILNRAVNVPDAVPPSAPQGFSGQVAGSGSASFTWNANTATDLAGYFLYYSTDGINYTTATGANQGNSPVLIINSTSITLTGLAAGNYWFMLKAFDTSNNLSSASLVVQLAISGSTTTQVLFYGNGNGTTYTLSGANTGYVFGANSYLDIGKYQRFDFTGSGQLTAARIYFSVKKIVGATDNFNVVVRSVGTAGAPQNLLYSKTYSVSIIDTSNKGVVYNTFVLDTPLSVSSPFFIGIEWTGSIDDSFAILADPNLQGENQKRAWEKWSDGTYHDMFSQYSIQSVSLDADMWIAAVLSVSTGVEDNINEIPSNYVLYQNYPNPFNPSTKIRYSLPQTTHVKLVLYNVLGVQILTLIDSEQQIGNHEIELNGNNLASGVYFIKMNAGNYSVTKKIMLMK; this comes from the coding sequence ATGAAACCAATTTACGATAAATCCAAATTGTTGTTTTTATTCTTAATCTTTCTTTTCACTTCACTTAATTATCAAGCTCAAAATTTACGGCAGGCTTACCCGGAGGCAACAAAGACACCGGAAATATTTAAATCCTCACTTGGTTCTAATCAGTTTTTAACGCCAAAAGAAACTAACGGTGATTTCAGTACTACTGTTTATACTTTTGGTGATATTGCTGTTTTTTCCTATTTCGATAACACACAAATATCTGTATATGATGCATCCAATGTATTGAAATATAGTCAAACACTAACTGTGGACAGTTATAAAAGCTGGACTTCAATCGGAGCCGGAGTTTATAGAATTGTCGGCAATAAAACATATACTGTACTTGTTGGAGATGCATTTACAAATACAACAAATGGTTATTTCGCAATAGATGAAGCCGGTAGAGGAGTTTCAACAAAGTTAAGTACCTGGATGATGGGATATAGAGATACGGGAAATGATTTTATTGTGTTCGCTTATAATGATAACACCGGGTTCACAGTTAAAAACCTAACAACAGGTGCTGTTCTTGCAGCAGGTACATTGAATGCAGGACAATATTATTCTTTCAATGCATCTGGAACTATTCCGTTTAGCACGCCTCTTCAAGTCATCGGCACAAAACCGATTTCAGCATTGTCTTATACCGATCAAGATTATTATGTGCCTGCAAGTAATGGAACATTCGTTGGCACTTTATTCTATGGATATTCTGCATATATAGGTTCTTGGGCAAACACTATTACGGTAACATCTTATGCAGATAATAATAATATTGTAATAAAAAATCTTGCTACAGGCGCTACAATTAAATCAGTTACTCTTCAAAGGAGTCAAGTTTATAGCGAGAGGATTACAGCTCCAACTTTTTGGTCTGTTACATCTACTGGATCTGTGTCGGCAGCGAATATTCCTTTTGCCCCGGAATTCACCGGTGCTTACCAATATATGACGAGAGCTATTGATGAAACAGGTCATGGATTTGGGAAACTATTTTTTATGCCTACTATTGGGAGTAGCATTTATGTATTTTCTTTCGAAGCAGGAAATAATGTAACAATAACTCGACTTGGTGACTATACTCTGTTCCCTTATCCAACTCCAACACAAGTTTATACCGGTACTTTAAATGAAGGTCAATATTACAATTTCACTTCTACTGATGGTCATTATGTCTATAAAATCGAATCCACAAAAAATTCCTCTGTAGTACAAAGCAATGGTGGATACGGTGCTGATTTTATGCCGTTAGCTTATTCATCAGATTATCCTGACTTAGCGGTATCTACAGGTGATATTGCATACAGTAAAACAGATGCGGATATTAACGCGGGCGATAATATTACCGTTACCGTAACTGTTCATAATTACGGAAGTATAGCGGCATCAAATGTTTTGTGCTATGCTTATGATGGTGACCCGGATGCCGGTGGAAATGCACCATTAATTGGCAATGGTACTATTTCAACAATCGCTGTTAATGGAACCGGTACATTTAGTTTTACTTACAAAGTTCCAACAAGTCCGGAGTATCATCAGCTGGTTGTTAAAGTTGATCCTACTAATCAAATTATAGAATCAAACGAATCGAATAATAAAGCGCAAAGAAGTATAAGACCCAGCGTTGATCTTCAACCGCCGTTAGCAATTTCTGTTACTGCCACATCTAGTTTATTACTCTCAAGTGGGGTGTTAACTCCAAATCCTTTTCCTGTTCACCTTGATATTTTTAACACAGGTGCTGTTGCTGCAACGAATGTAGTTGTAACCTTAGCATTATTTGAAGGGTTGTCTTCAGTAACTCTTGTTAGAACTGTGGGAACTATAAATGCAAGTACAACTGCAACAGCCGACTTCTCTATCACTGCTAATCCAGCAATATCCGGATTCAATCGTTACAATTTATCGATCGCCGCCACCGGTTTAACTACAAAGATTCTTAACCGGGCTGTTAATGTACCTGATGCAGTCCCGCCATCTGCGCCTCAAGGATTCAGCGGTCAAGTTGCCGGATCAGGTTCTGCTTCATTCACTTGGAATGCTAATACTGCAACGGATTTAGCAGGCTACTTTTTATATTATAGCACCGACGGAATTAATTATACTACTGCGACCGGTGCAAATCAAGGTAACTCCCCTGTTCTGATTATCAATTCAACATCAATAACATTAACCGGCTTAGCGGCAGGAAATTATTGGTTCATGTTAAAAGCTTTTGACACATCCAATAATCTTAGTAGTGCAAGTCTAGTTGTTCAATTAGCGATTAGCGGTTCAACAACTACTCAAGTTTTATTCTATGGAAATGGTAACGGCACAACATATACCTTATCTGGTGCAAATACAGGTTATGTTTTTGGTGCAAATTCCTATTTAGACATTGGCAAATATCAAAGATTCGATTTTACAGGCAGTGGTCAATTAACGGCAGCTAGAATTTATTTTTCCGTTAAGAAAATTGTTGGGGCAACTGATAATTTTAATGTTGTTGTTAGAAGTGTAGGGACCGCTGGTGCACCGCAAAATCTTTTATATTCTAAAACTTACTCAGTTTCTATAATTGATACTTCCAACAAAGGTGTAGTTTATAATACATTTGTACTCGATACCCCGCTTTCCGTTTCCTCTCCATTTTTCATTGGCATTGAATGGACTGGAAGTATTGATGACTCATTCGCAATTCTTGCAGATCCGAACCTTCAAGGTGAAAATCAAAAAAGGGCTTGGGAAAAGTGGAGTGATGGAACGTACCACGATATGTTTTCACAATATTCCATCCAAAGCGTAAGCTTAGATGCCGATATGTGGATTGCAGCCGTCTTAAGTGTTTCAACGGGTGTTGAAGATAATATAAATGAGATCCCTTCCAATTATGTTTTATATCAAAATTATCCAAATCCATTCAATCCATCTACAAAGATTCGTTATTCACTACCTCAAACAACTCATGTTAAATTAGTTTTATATAATGTTCTTGGTGTGCAAATATTAACTTTGATAGATTCTGAACAGCAGATTGGAAATCATGAGATAGAATTGAACGGTAATAATTTAGCAAGTGGTGTTTACTTTATTAAAATGAATGCAGGTAATTACTCTGTAACGAAAAAGATAATGCTGATGAAATAA
- a CDS encoding GIY-YIG nuclease family protein, producing the protein MKKKFIFAPRFCRGGETCLPAGRLVGAYKNIYTVYAIESVKRNYIYVGLTNNLERRFLEHNLGYNKTTKPYRPFRILYFEEVSGRIEARKREKYLKSGIGKQFLKSVK; encoded by the coding sequence TTGAAAAAAAAGTTTATATTTGCACCGCGTTTTTGCCGGGGTGGCGAAACCTGCCTACCGGCAGGCAGGTTGGTAGGCGCATATAAAAATATATATACAGTTTATGCTATCGAAAGTGTAAAGAGAAATTATATCTATGTTGGGTTAACAAATAACCTTGAACGACGATTTCTGGAACATAATTTAGGTTATAATAAAACAACAAAACCCTATAGACCTTTTAGAATTTTATATTTTGAAGAAGTTTCTGGAAGAATAGAAGCTCGTAAAAGAGAGAAGTATTTAAAATCTGGAATTGGGAAACAGTTCTTAAAATCAGTGAAGTAA
- the thrS gene encoding threonine--tRNA ligase has product MEKIKITFPDGSVKEFDKGITAFEVAKSISNRLADESLVTKINGEIRDLLTPINKDVSLQIFTFENPEGKHTYWHSTSHLMAHAVQSIYPEAKFGVGPAIDAGFYYDIDINSNLTEEDLVKIEKKMMEIASQKNPFKRTELSKNDAVNFFKKKGDNYKLEILSELDDKAEVISIYDEGDFTDLCLGPHVPDAGKIKFVKLLTVSGSYWRGDEKNKQMQRIYGISFPKKKMLDDYLIFLEEAKKRDHRKLGKQLDLFSVHEEAGAGLIYWHPKGSRVRNTVETFWRSEHFKNGYDLLYSPHMGKSWLWETSGHLVTYKENMYAPMSVDDHDYYIKPMNCPFHIMIYKTKLRSYRDLPLRWAELGTVYRYEKSGVLHGLLRVRGFTQDDAHIFCSQEQIEDEIIEVVRFSISILKSFGFSDLKFYVATKPEKAVGEDKDWEKATNSLKHAMEREHLPYEMDEGGGAFYGPKIDIKIKDALNREWQLSTIQFDFNLPQRFDMKYIGEDGKEHQPYMVHRALLGSIERFMGILIEHYGGAFPTWLAPVQVAVLAVSQNFMEYAGQVRDILAKNDIIAELDERNEKIGYKIREWEMQKVPYMLILGEKEKESGTVSVRQHKLGDKGSLSIDEFVSKIKNEIDNKVNHN; this is encoded by the coding sequence ATGGAAAAAATAAAAATTACATTTCCTGATGGATCAGTTAAAGAATTTGATAAAGGCATAACTGCTTTTGAAGTTGCAAAATCAATTTCTAATCGTTTAGCTGATGAATCTCTCGTAACTAAGATCAATGGTGAGATACGAGATCTTTTGACACCAATCAATAAAGATGTTTCTTTGCAAATTTTCACTTTCGAAAATCCGGAAGGAAAGCATACTTATTGGCATTCAACTTCTCATTTAATGGCTCATGCAGTTCAATCAATTTATCCTGAAGCAAAGTTTGGAGTTGGTCCGGCAATAGACGCAGGATTCTATTATGATATTGATATTAACTCAAACTTAACAGAAGAAGATTTGGTTAAGATTGAGAAGAAGATGATGGAAATTGCATCACAAAAAAATCCATTTAAGAGAACAGAACTTAGTAAAAATGATGCTGTAAACTTTTTCAAAAAGAAGGGCGATAATTACAAATTAGAAATCTTAAGTGAACTTGATGATAAAGCAGAAGTAATCAGCATTTATGATGAAGGTGATTTTACCGATCTATGTTTAGGTCCGCATGTCCCTGATGCAGGTAAAATTAAATTTGTAAAGTTGTTAACTGTTTCCGGTTCATATTGGCGCGGTGATGAAAAGAATAAGCAAATGCAAAGAATCTACGGCATTTCATTTCCTAAAAAGAAAATGCTTGATGATTATTTAATTTTCTTAGAAGAAGCTAAAAAAAGAGATCATCGTAAACTTGGAAAACAACTTGATCTTTTCAGTGTACATGAAGAAGCAGGTGCAGGTCTAATCTATTGGCATCCGAAAGGTTCTAGAGTTAGAAATACTGTTGAGACATTTTGGAGATCAGAACATTTTAAAAATGGTTATGATCTTCTTTATTCTCCACACATGGGTAAAAGCTGGTTGTGGGAAACAAGCGGACACTTAGTTACATATAAAGAAAATATGTATGCACCAATGAGTGTGGATGATCATGATTATTATATTAAACCTATGAACTGTCCGTTCCATATAATGATCTATAAAACAAAACTTCGTTCATACAGAGATTTACCTTTACGTTGGGCAGAATTAGGAACAGTCTATCGTTATGAAAAGAGCGGAGTGCTGCACGGATTACTTCGTGTACGTGGATTTACTCAAGATGATGCACATATTTTTTGTTCGCAAGAACAAATCGAAGATGAGATTATAGAAGTAGTAAGATTTTCGATTTCTATTCTTAAATCATTTGGTTTTAGCGACTTGAAATTTTACGTTGCTACTAAACCGGAAAAAGCAGTTGGAGAAGATAAAGACTGGGAAAAAGCAACCAACTCACTTAAACATGCAATGGAAAGAGAGCATCTTCCGTACGAAATGGATGAAGGCGGCGGCGCATTCTACGGACCAAAGATTGATATTAAAATTAAAGATGCATTAAACCGTGAATGGCAGTTAAGTACAATTCAGTTTGATTTCAATTTGCCACAACGATTTGATATGAAATACATTGGTGAGGATGGAAAAGAACATCAGCCATATATGGTTCACAGGGCATTGCTCGGTTCTATAGAACGTTTTATGGGTATCTTGATTGAACATTACGGTGGTGCATTCCCTACATGGTTAGCGCCGGTTCAAGTTGCTGTTCTGGCAGTCTCTCAGAATTTTATGGAATATGCCGGACAAGTAAGAGATATTCTTGCTAAGAATGATATTATTGCCGAACTTGATGAGCGAAATGAAAAGATTGGTTATAAAATACGCGAATGGGAGATGCAGAAAGTTCCTTACATGTTAATCTTAGGTGAAAAGGAAAAAGAATCCGGAACAGTTTCTGTAAGACAACATAAACTTGGAGACAAAGGAAGTTTATCTATAGATGAATTTGTTTCTAAAATAAAAAATGAAATAGATAACAAAGTAAATCACAATTAA
- a CDS encoding T9SS type A sorting domain-containing protein: protein MKPIYDKSKLLFLFLIFLFTSLNYQAQDLREPDSKQSSKIYSPSNSNNLFLEKTNADIWNALGPKGICVQDLAIDPLNNNKIIAGGLSGLYITTNGGTNWNIANSMFYNVRIGGVKFHPTYNNIIIANGYSYTTGSSYIYRSTDGGTNWTIVKTTNGLNDGKIVFAKNDPSIIYSEGYYLYRSSDAGVTWTEYTSLPKIETYDVFDQDPNKLYAFAYQPASPYNYELFYSLNGGVTWTKIKTLSYWYGAIKISTNDFSQVYAGSTDRTATGGYGFLKSVDGGNNWTVATTGFGKFSKISFIAFHPTNSNIIYACGSGTSLMKSIDAGVNWTDIMPSIIDRYVYGIQFDSQNNLYVFTGSNIYKTTNEISYQSLSGDLVNTDIFQIHFSPANYSVIYLASLGGVIKTTNGGQTWVQKSNGIYDNDIFSLGINPQNTNTIFAGSFGSVVYRTTDGGENWIEKTTGLTGLTAGSINAFGFHPQNPTNVFLLEGSSKIFSSTNSGDSWTEYKVNNESIKALDISPSSKNIWYAYTASGGKIYKSTDYGSTWTLQSTTINLYSITVDATNPSILYADQYINSQDNISKSTDSGVTWNIVYPNLYIRDIYSVPGAANTLYASSWGSGVYKTTDGGTNWAQSNVGLTYQNCFMVRNQPGSTSSFLVATYGGGVFGFNYTPTNVKNENNIIPTQFSLEQNYPNPFNPSTKIRYSLPQSARVKIILYNVLGVQIMTLVDSEQTIGNHETELNGSNLASGVYFVRMNADNYSVTKKIMLMK from the coding sequence ATGAAACCAATTTACGATAAATCCAAATTGTTGTTTTTATTCTTAATCTTTCTTTTCACTTCACTTAATTATCAAGCTCAAGATTTAAGAGAACCTGATTCAAAACAATCTTCTAAAATCTATTCCCCTTCTAATTCCAATAATCTTTTTCTAGAAAAAACCAATGCCGATATATGGAATGCTCTTGGCCCAAAAGGTATATGTGTTCAGGATTTAGCAATTGATCCTCTAAACAATAATAAAATTATTGCGGGAGGATTATCAGGATTGTACATAACTACAAATGGCGGTACTAATTGGAATATTGCCAACAGTATGTTTTATAATGTTCGGATTGGAGGAGTAAAATTCCATCCTACATATAATAATATAATAATTGCTAACGGATATAGTTACACAACAGGTAGTAGTTATATATATCGCTCTACTGATGGAGGGACTAATTGGACTATTGTAAAAACAACTAATGGTTTAAATGATGGGAAAATTGTTTTTGCTAAAAATGATCCAAGTATTATTTATTCTGAAGGTTACTATCTTTACAGAAGTAGTGATGCTGGAGTTACATGGACAGAATATACTAGTCTACCGAAAATTGAAACATATGATGTATTTGATCAAGATCCGAACAAGTTATATGCCTTTGCCTACCAACCCGCATCCCCATACAACTATGAATTATTCTATTCGTTGAATGGTGGTGTAACATGGACAAAAATTAAAACATTAAGTTATTGGTATGGTGCAATAAAAATCTCAACAAACGATTTTAGTCAAGTATATGCCGGCTCAACAGATAGAACAGCTACTGGAGGTTACGGATTCCTGAAAAGTGTAGATGGCGGAAATAACTGGACAGTTGCCACAACAGGATTTGGAAAATTTTCAAAAATTTCTTTTATAGCTTTTCATCCCACTAATTCAAATATTATTTACGCTTGTGGAAGTGGTACAAGTCTAATGAAATCAATAGATGCTGGGGTAAACTGGACCGATATTATGCCGAGTATAATTGATCGTTATGTTTACGGGATACAATTTGATTCTCAAAATAATCTTTATGTGTTTACAGGAAGTAATATTTACAAAACAACAAACGAAATTAGTTATCAGTCTTTATCGGGTGATCTAGTAAATACTGATATTTTCCAAATTCATTTTAGTCCAGCAAATTACAGTGTAATTTATTTAGCAAGTCTTGGAGGAGTAATTAAAACAACAAATGGTGGTCAAACATGGGTACAAAAAAGTAACGGAATATATGATAATGATATTTTTAGTCTTGGTATCAATCCGCAAAATACTAATACTATTTTTGCCGGTTCGTTTGGAAGTGTAGTTTATAGAACTACGGACGGCGGTGAGAATTGGATAGAAAAAACCACAGGTCTTACAGGATTAACTGCTGGTTCTATAAATGCTTTTGGGTTTCATCCGCAGAATCCCACCAATGTTTTCTTATTAGAAGGTTCATCAAAAATATTTTCCTCAACTAATTCAGGCGATAGTTGGACCGAATACAAAGTGAATAATGAAAGTATTAAAGCTTTGGACATTAGTCCTTCTTCCAAAAATATTTGGTATGCATATACTGCATCAGGTGGTAAAATTTATAAATCTACCGATTATGGTTCAACTTGGACATTACAAAGTACGACAATTAATCTATACAGTATTACAGTTGATGCTACAAATCCAAGTATACTTTATGCTGATCAATATATTAATTCGCAAGATAATATCTCAAAATCTACTGATTCTGGAGTAACATGGAATATTGTTTATCCTAATCTTTACATACGGGATATTTATTCTGTACCAGGTGCAGCTAACACGTTATATGCAAGTTCATGGGGTTCGGGCGTTTATAAAACTACAGACGGCGGTACAAATTGGGCACAAAGTAATGTTGGTCTTACTTACCAAAATTGTTTTATGGTTAGAAATCAACCCGGGTCAACGAGTTCATTTTTAGTAGCAACATATGGTGGCGGTGTTTTTGGTTTTAATTATACACCTACAAATGTTAAAAACGAGAACAATATTATTCCAACTCAATTCTCGTTAGAACAGAATTACCCCAATCCATTCAATCCATCTACAAAGATTCGATATTCACTTCCGCAATCTGCCCGTGTAAAAATTATCTTGTATAATGTTCTCGGAGTTCAAATAATGACCTTGGTAGATTCTGAACAGACTATTGGAAATCATGAGACAGAACTGAACGGCAGTAATTTAGCAAGCGGTGTTTACTTCGTTAGAATGAATGCAGACAATTACTCAGTTACAAAAAAAATAATGCTAATGAAATAA
- the infC gene encoding translation initiation factor IF-3, with protein sequence MKYRVNQEIRIPEVRLIGPNGEVLGVVSSKEAIKRAEEVQMDLVEIAPQATPPVCKIIDFGKFVYELQKKEKLQKKKQVVSVLKEIRLHPNTDTHDFDFKARHAVNFIENGDKVKVSVIFKGRELAYTEIGETLLRKFLERLSDVAKVEQEPKFEGRAMHAILAPQKGKKKK encoded by the coding sequence ATTAAATACCGAGTCAATCAGGAGATTAGAATTCCTGAAGTTAGACTCATTGGACCAAACGGCGAAGTGTTAGGTGTTGTATCATCAAAAGAGGCAATTAAAAGAGCAGAAGAAGTTCAGATGGATTTGGTTGAGATCGCACCGCAAGCAACTCCTCCGGTTTGTAAGATCATTGATTTCGGAAAATTTGTTTATGAACTGCAGAAAAAAGAGAAGCTACAAAAAAAGAAACAAGTTGTTAGTGTTCTAAAAGAAATTCGTTTACATCCAAATACAGATACTCATGATTTTGATTTCAAAGCAAGGCATGCTGTTAATTTTATAGAGAATGGTGATAAGGTTAAAGTTTCAGTAATATTTAAAGGAAGAGAATTAGCTTATACGGAAATCGGCGAAACATTGCTTAGAAAATTTCTTGAAAGACTTTCTGACGTTGCTAAAGTTGAACAAGAACCAAAATTTGAAGGACGAGCAATGCACGCAATATTAGCGCCTCAAAAAGGTAAAAAGAAAAAATAG
- the rplT gene encoding 50S ribosomal protein L20: MPRAQNKVASHRRRKKIMAMAKGYWGARSKVLTVAKHHIDKGLQHAYRDRKLKKREFRSLWIIRINAAARMHGTTYSRLIHMLDEKGIVINRKVLASIAVENPQAFSDIIKFATN, from the coding sequence ATGCCAAGAGCACAAAATAAGGTTGCATCCCATAGACGCCGTAAAAAAATTATGGCAATGGCAAAAGGATATTGGGGCGCCCGCAGTAAAGTATTAACCGTTGCAAAACATCATATTGATAAAGGTTTGCAGCACGCATATCGTGACCGTAAACTTAAAAAGAGAGAATTTCGATCATTATGGATTATCAGAATAAATGCAGCAGCAAGAATGCATGGAACAACTTATTCGCGTTTGATTCACATGCTTGATGAAAAAGGAATTGTGATCAACAGAAAAGTACTTGCAAGCATTGCAGTTGAAAATCCGCAAGCTTTCTCTGATATAATTAAATTTGCAACGAACTAA
- a CDS encoding sugar phosphate nucleotidyltransferase — protein MNGKLVILAGGISSRMKKSQSPDSELDPQLIKDADLKSKAMIRIGENERPFLDYLLLNVYETGYRDIVIVIGEKDDSIRKYYESKESKKLFQELSFSYAVQPIPDRREKPLGTADALYHALKLKSNWSGSSFTVCNSDNLYSKNVLKLMLESKYKNAMIDYDRDGLNFEKERIEKFSVTKKDNEGFLVDIIEKPTIEEIESAKNKDGTIGVSMNIFKLNYDMIFPFLKIVPLHPVRKEKELPIAIKMMIDKFPKSLYAYPVSEEVPDLTSKSDINKVKIFLEKHFPNLS, from the coding sequence ATGAATGGAAAATTAGTAATACTTGCCGGAGGGATTTCCTCCCGAATGAAGAAATCACAATCACCTGATAGTGAATTAGATCCGCAATTAATAAAAGATGCTGATTTAAAATCGAAAGCTATGATTCGTATTGGTGAGAATGAGAGACCATTTTTGGATTATCTATTACTTAATGTTTATGAAACCGGTTACCGGGACATTGTTATTGTGATCGGAGAAAAAGATGATTCAATAAGAAAATATTATGAATCGAAAGAAAGCAAGAAATTATTTCAAGAGCTTTCATTCAGTTATGCTGTTCAACCTATACCTGACAGAAGAGAAAAACCTTTAGGCACTGCCGACGCATTGTATCATGCTCTTAAATTAAAATCTAATTGGAGTGGTTCTTCATTCACTGTTTGCAACAGCGATAATCTTTATTCTAAAAATGTGCTTAAGCTGATGCTCGAATCGAAATATAAAAATGCAATGATTGATTATGACCGCGACGGGTTGAATTTCGAAAAGGAAAGAATTGAAAAATTTTCTGTTACCAAAAAAGATAATGAAGGATTTCTTGTTGATATAATTGAGAAACCAACGATTGAAGAAATTGAATCAGCAAAGAATAAAGATGGAACGATTGGTGTTAGTATGAATATTTTCAAATTGAATTATGATATGATCTTTCCGTTTCTAAAAATCGTTCCTCTTCATCCGGTTCGAAAAGAAAAAGAATTACCTATTGCAATCAAAATGATGATAGATAAATTTCCAAAATCACTTTATGCTTATCCAGTAAGTGAAGAAGTTCCTGACCTGACTAGTAAAAGTGATATTAATAAGGTAAAAATCTTTTTAGAAAAACACTTTCCCAATCTTTCGTGA
- the rpmI gene encoding 50S ribosomal protein L35, producing the protein MPKMKSNRGAAKTFRKTASGKIKRSKAYKSHILTTKSTKRKRGLRKSTLVSKAETRRITILLQ; encoded by the coding sequence ATGCCAAAGATGAAAAGTAATCGTGGAGCGGCAAAAACTTTTAGAAAAACCGCATCCGGAAAAATTAAAAGAAGCAAAGCATACAAATCGCATATTTTAACAACAAAATCTACCAAAAGAAAAAGAGGGTTGAGAAAATCAACACTTGTTTCTAAGGCAGAGACCAGAAGAATTACAATTTTGTTACAATAA
- a CDS encoding NAD-dependent epimerase/dehydratase family protein yields the protein MNKLKIVVTGGAGFIGSHIVEHWISKDAEVHIFDNLRTGYLSNVEIFPKAIFHKGSITDRDLVFQVLKDTDYVHHLAGFVSVPESIEKPEECYDINVNGLINVLDASKEFRIKKIVFSSSAAIYGENPISPKTVNLKPDPKSPYGATKLEGESLLKLYNEQGGVGATSLRYFNVFGPRQDPKSQYAAAVPIFIEKALKNESIIIYGDGEQTRDFIFVKDVVSANILAATNEKVNGVFNVASGKAITINEIARVVITELQSSSKIVYEKERAGDIKHSLASIKETEEQLNFHPEYDLMEGLKETIKYFTKKKV from the coding sequence ATGAACAAATTAAAAATTGTTGTAACCGGCGGTGCCGGATTTATTGGAAGCCATATTGTAGAACACTGGATTAGTAAAGATGCTGAAGTTCATATCTTCGATAATCTTCGTACAGGATATTTATCTAATGTTGAAATATTTCCTAAAGCAATTTTCCATAAGGGGAGTATTACGGATCGCGATCTTGTTTTTCAAGTATTAAAAGATACAGATTACGTTCATCATCTCGCCGGATTCGTTTCTGTCCCCGAATCAATTGAGAAGCCGGAAGAATGTTACGATATAAATGTAAACGGACTGATCAATGTATTAGATGCATCCAAAGAATTTAGGATTAAAAAAATAGTATTCAGTAGTTCTGCTGCTATATACGGAGAAAATCCGATTTCGCCAAAAACAGTTAATCTTAAACCCGATCCAAAATCTCCATACGGTGCAACTAAACTTGAAGGTGAATCATTACTAAAACTTTATAATGAACAAGGAGGTGTCGGAGCTACATCGTTGAGATACTTTAATGTATTTGGACCAAGGCAGGATCCCAAAAGTCAATATGCAGCGGCAGTACCGATTTTTATTGAGAAAGCATTGAAGAACGAATCAATTATTATTTATGGAGATGGCGAACAAACACGCGATTTTATTTTTGTGAAAGATGTTGTATCGGCAAATATTTTAGCCGCTACTAATGAAAAAGTGAATGGAGTTTTCAATGTCGCATCGGGTAAGGCAATTACAATCAATGAAATTGCACGTGTTGTTATTACTGAATTACAAAGCAGTAGTAAAATAGTTTACGAAAAAGAAAGAGCAGGTGATATTAAACATAGTCTTGCTTCAATAAAAGAAACGGAAGAGCAACTCAATTTTCATCCAGAATATGATTTAATGGAAGGGTTGAAAGAAACAATAAAATATTTTACAAAGAAAAAAGTCTAG